From the Octadecabacter antarcticus 307 genome, one window contains:
- a CDS encoding ABC transporter permease — protein sequence MTLVLAADGRPLKASLNRALRRQKLRALMLIAPLLIFIMVSFVMPIADMLFRSVENEIVVETLPRTVATLDGWDSESGQAPSEDVFAALYFDLVLATEYKTHTRLGSRLNYEMSGISSLFRKSGRGVGRFTTDTYTDAIQAADLAYSDPAQWAVWMADDDVRAALPMTANIYDAWATMIIVAEEDVPAEEVPWDFVYTSLFLEVMEGAEPPIALDLSAVAPVSLRDQFADVDEDWLDPVVWQIVKIYSPEYTNGYFLNSVDRLKGLDGIEVRPENEQIYITLFIRTMIMSGSIMGMCVLLGYPIAWLLANLPARKANMLMILVLLPFWTSLLVRTSAWKVLLQRQGVINDTLVWYHSTWFGQLLDPVFMGLLNLCYALVNAITWVWNLINGIWGGTDGLYLDWAVAGFERLALINNQTGTIIAMTHILLPFMILPLFSVMKTIPIAYLRAAKSLGATNWTAFWRVYFPQSVPGIGAGCILVFILSIGYYITPELVGGTKGVFISNRIAFHISSSLNWGLAAALGTILLVVVMGLYWMYDKIVGIDNVKLGG from the coding sequence GTGACATTGGTTTTGGCAGCAGACGGACGACCGCTTAAGGCGTCACTGAACCGCGCATTACGCCGCCAGAAACTGCGTGCGCTGATGCTAATTGCCCCACTTTTGATCTTTATTATGGTGTCCTTTGTGATGCCAATCGCGGACATGCTGTTCCGGTCTGTTGAAAACGAGATCGTCGTTGAAACGCTGCCGCGCACGGTCGCCACCCTTGATGGGTGGGACAGTGAATCAGGGCAAGCCCCCAGTGAGGACGTTTTTGCCGCGCTTTATTTCGATTTGGTTCTGGCGACTGAATATAAGACCCACACGCGTTTGGGCAGCCGTTTAAACTACGAAATGTCGGGTATTTCGTCCCTGTTTCGTAAATCTGGTCGCGGCGTTGGCCGTTTTACCACTGACACCTACACGGACGCAATTCAGGCGGCTGATCTGGCCTATAGTGATCCAGCACAATGGGCCGTCTGGATGGCCGATGACGATGTGCGCGCCGCCTTGCCGATGACCGCAAATATCTATGATGCTTGGGCGACGATGATTATCGTGGCCGAAGAAGACGTGCCCGCTGAGGAAGTGCCGTGGGATTTCGTCTACACGTCGCTGTTCCTCGAAGTAATGGAAGGTGCTGAACCACCAATTGCGCTGGATCTGTCCGCTGTGGCCCCAGTGTCACTACGCGACCAGTTTGCCGATGTCGACGAAGACTGGCTCGATCCCGTGGTCTGGCAGATCGTAAAAATCTACTCCCCCGAATACACAAACGGATATTTTCTCAATTCCGTTGACCGACTTAAAGGGCTAGACGGCATCGAAGTGCGCCCTGAAAACGAGCAGATCTATATCACGCTGTTCATCCGCACGATGATCATGTCGGGATCAATCATGGGCATGTGTGTCCTGCTCGGCTACCCGATCGCGTGGCTGCTCGCGAATTTGCCAGCTCGCAAAGCCAACATGCTGATGATTCTTGTGCTTTTGCCATTCTGGACATCGCTGTTGGTGCGCACATCCGCATGGAAAGTACTGCTGCAACGGCAGGGCGTGATCAACGACACGTTGGTTTGGTATCATTCGACCTGGTTCGGCCAATTACTCGACCCCGTCTTTATGGGACTGCTGAATCTATGCTACGCTTTGGTCAATGCCATCACTTGGGTTTGGAATCTGATCAATGGGATCTGGGGCGGAACGGATGGCTTGTATCTGGATTGGGCCGTCGCTGGCTTTGAACGCCTTGCGTTGATCAACAACCAAACGGGTACCATCATTGCAATGACGCATATTCTGTTGCCGTTTATGATCTTGCCACTGTTTTCGGTGATGAAGACAATCCCGATTGCCTACTTGCGGGCCGCGAAGTCGCTTGGTGCCACGAACTGGACCGCGTTCTGGCGGGTCTACTTCCCGCAGTCGGTGCCAGGCATCGGTGCTGGCTGCATCCTCGTGTTTATTCTGTCGATTGGCTATTATATCACGCCTGAATTGGTTGGCGGCACCAAGGGTGTCTTTATCTCCAACCGGATTGCCTTCCATATCTCCAGTTCGCTTAACTGGGGCCTTGCGGCCGCGTTGGGTACCATTCTGCTGGTGGTCGTGATGGGGCTGTACTGGATGTACGACAAGATCGTTGGCATCGATAACGTGAAATTGGGGGGCTGA
- a CDS encoding ABC transporter permease, which yields MSALPSYATRGQRFWYYSFRVICGFIFFFLIAPIIVIIPLSFNAQNFFTFTPEMLALDPAGFSTKHYQDFFTDSDWQLALRNSLKIAPVATFLSVSLGTLAAIGLSQSHVPFRRLIMAILISPMIVPLIISATGMFFFYSNPYIPTPFGRIDLPFTLTGTYLGVVLAHAALGIPFVIITVTATLVGFDQSLTRAAANMGANPVTTFFKVQMPLILPGVVSGGLFAFITSFDEVVVVLFVGSAAQKTLPWQMFTGLREQISPTILAVATILIAVSIVLLIVVEMLRRRSERLRGLSPS from the coding sequence ATGTCTGCATTGCCATCATATGCGACCAGGGGCCAACGGTTCTGGTATTACAGTTTCCGCGTCATTTGCGGGTTTATCTTTTTCTTCCTGATCGCGCCGATCATTGTGATTATTCCGTTGTCATTTAACGCGCAGAACTTCTTTACGTTCACGCCGGAAATGCTGGCTTTGGACCCGGCGGGTTTTTCGACCAAACACTATCAGGATTTCTTTACCGATTCAGACTGGCAGTTGGCGCTGCGAAATTCGCTTAAGATTGCGCCGGTGGCAACGTTCCTGTCAGTGTCGCTGGGAACTTTGGCGGCCATTGGTCTATCCCAAAGTCATGTTCCGTTTCGCCGCCTGATCATGGCGATCCTGATTTCGCCGATGATTGTACCACTGATTATCTCTGCGACAGGCATGTTTTTCTTCTATTCTAACCCCTACATCCCGACGCCTTTTGGCAGAATTGATCTGCCGTTCACGCTGACGGGTACCTATTTGGGCGTGGTTCTGGCGCATGCGGCGCTGGGTATTCCATTCGTCATCATCACTGTGACCGCGACGCTGGTTGGCTTTGATCAGTCCCTGACGCGGGCCGCGGCGAACATGGGCGCGAACCCTGTTACAACGTTCTTTAAGGTGCAGATGCCGCTAATTTTGCCCGGCGTGGTGTCGGGTGGCCTGTTCGCCTTTATCACGTCATTTGATGAAGTCGTGGTCGTTCTGTTCGTCGGTTCTGCTGCACAAAAAACACTGCCATGGCAGATGTTCACAGGCCTTCGCGAGCAAATCAGCCCGACCATTCTGGCGGTGGCGACGATCCTTATCGCGGTGTCTATCGTGCTGCTGATCGTGGTGGAAATGCTGCGTCGTCGCTCTGAGAGGTTGCGCGGCCTGTCCCCTAGCTAA